The proteins below are encoded in one region of Buttiauxella gaviniae:
- the dctP gene encoding TRAP transporter substrate-binding protein DctP encodes MPKKSLARNMLAVVLSALLIPATVSAAQILKYTDHEPLGGMRTRFIQDVFFAEIEKQSHGRLKVEAHWNSELARSYDALGVVKEGKIADMTTAVPEYTPKEFPLQQIFKSFPVGQTGDKQVAFFRKAYATIPALQNEFAQQNVVNIFLATGYPVAFFSTKPLNKLEEIKGTKWRSASFWHQDFLKNSGAIPVSMPWGAGIYDALKAGTLDGLMVNVDSGYDLNVHKTAPNVLISKDLWLGHVYPVVMNKNNWDRLAGKDKEAIKRAAEIAYQTQGSVMDSSFNAMVEALRKNGAHVRTLNAGEVARWEASVNYQQVQEKWVKEQEGKGVKEAGPTLMKITALQKEAMQ; translated from the coding sequence ATGCCCAAAAAGTCTTTGGCCAGAAACATGCTGGCTGTCGTTCTCTCAGCGCTGCTGATACCCGCAACGGTATCGGCAGCACAAATACTGAAATATACCGATCATGAACCGCTGGGCGGGATGCGTACTCGCTTCATTCAGGACGTTTTCTTTGCCGAAATAGAGAAACAATCTCATGGTCGCCTGAAAGTTGAAGCGCACTGGAACAGTGAACTGGCGCGGAGCTATGACGCGCTCGGCGTAGTTAAAGAAGGCAAAATTGCCGACATGACCACCGCAGTGCCTGAATACACACCGAAAGAGTTCCCCTTACAGCAAATTTTCAAAAGTTTCCCTGTCGGGCAAACCGGGGATAAACAAGTCGCGTTTTTCCGCAAGGCTTACGCCACTATCCCTGCGTTGCAGAATGAATTCGCTCAGCAAAATGTGGTGAATATCTTCCTCGCAACGGGATATCCGGTCGCATTTTTCAGCACCAAACCTTTGAATAAGCTCGAAGAGATTAAAGGAACAAAGTGGCGTTCTGCGAGCTTCTGGCATCAGGATTTCCTGAAAAACAGCGGGGCGATACCTGTCTCCATGCCGTGGGGCGCAGGAATTTATGATGCTCTGAAAGCGGGAACGCTGGATGGGTTAATGGTCAATGTCGACAGCGGTTATGATCTTAACGTCCATAAAACTGCACCCAATGTGTTGATCTCCAAAGATCTATGGTTGGGGCATGTTTACCCGGTGGTGATGAACAAAAACAACTGGGATAGACTTGCCGGCAAAGATAAAGAAGCCATTAAGCGTGCAGCAGAAATTGCTTATCAAACCCAGGGTTCAGTTATGGACAGCAGCTTTAATGCAATGGTGGAAGCGCTGCGAAAGAATGGCGCGCATGTCCGCACGCTGAACGCCGGTGAAGTCGCGCGCTGGGAAGCATCCGTAAACTATCAGCAGGTGCAGGAAAAGTGGGTCAAGGAGCAAGAGGGTAAGGGCGTGAAAGAGGCTGGCCCAACGCTTATGAAAATCACTGCACTGCAAAAAGAGGCAATGCAGTAG
- the leuS gene encoding leucine--tRNA ligase: protein MQEQYRPEEIESNVQLHWQEKRTFEVTEDEGKEKYYCLSMLPYPSGRLHMGHVRNYTIGDVIARYQRMLGKNVLQPIGWDAFGLPAEGAAVKNNTAPAPWTYDNINYMKNQLKTLGFGYDWSRELATCTPEYYRWEQQFFTQLYNKGLVYKKTSAVNWCPNDLTVLANEQVIDGCCWRCDSKVERKEIPQWFIKITAYADELLNDLDTLDHWPDQVKTMQRNWIGRSEGVEITFDVENSAEKLTVYTTRPDTFMGVTYLAVAAGHPIAQQAALNNPELAEFVEECRNTKVAEAEMATMEKKGVATGVNAIHPLTGESVPVWVANFVLMEYGTGAVMAVPGHDQRDWEFATKYGLQIKPVILNADGNEPDLSASAMTEKGVLFNSGEFDGLDYQAGFNAIADKLTAKGVGERKVNYRLRDWGVSRQRYWGAPIPMVTLEDGTVMPTPEDQLPVILPEDVVMDGITSPIKADPEWAKTTVDGKPALRETDTFDTFMESSWYYARYTCPQYDKGMLDSKAANYWLPVDIYIGGIEHAIMHLLYFRFFHKLMRDAGMVTSNEPAKQLLCQGMVLADAFYYTGVNGERNWVSPVDAIVERDEKGRIIKASDAQGHELVYAGMSKMSKSKNNGIDPQVMVERYGADTVRLFMMFASPADMTLEWQESGVEGANRFLKRVWRLAYEHTSRGAAPALDIAALSEDQKALRRDVHKTIAKVTDDIGRRQTFNTAIAAIMELMNKLAKAPQEAEQDRALLNEALLAVVRMLYPFTPHVCFDMWQSLGGEGDIDNAPWPQADESAMVEDSLLVVVQVNGKVRGKITVPADATQEQVQERAGQEHLVAKYLEGVTVRKVIYVPGKLLNLVVG, encoded by the coding sequence ATGCAAGAGCAATATCGCCCGGAAGAGATAGAATCCAACGTACAGCTTCACTGGCAAGAGAAGCGTACTTTTGAAGTTACCGAAGACGAAGGCAAAGAGAAGTATTACTGCCTCTCGATGCTCCCCTATCCTTCTGGCCGACTACACATGGGCCACGTTCGTAACTACACCATCGGTGACGTTATCGCACGCTACCAGCGTATGCTGGGCAAAAACGTTCTTCAGCCAATCGGCTGGGATGCGTTTGGCCTGCCTGCGGAAGGGGCTGCGGTAAAAAATAACACCGCACCGGCACCGTGGACTTACGACAATATCAATTACATGAAAAACCAGCTCAAAACGCTGGGCTTTGGTTATGACTGGAGCCGCGAGCTGGCGACCTGTACCCCGGAATATTATCGTTGGGAGCAGCAGTTCTTTACTCAGTTGTATAACAAAGGGCTGGTTTACAAAAAAACCTCCGCGGTTAACTGGTGCCCGAATGACCTGACTGTTCTGGCAAACGAGCAGGTTATCGACGGTTGCTGCTGGCGTTGCGACTCTAAAGTTGAGCGCAAAGAGATCCCACAGTGGTTCATTAAAATCACCGCTTACGCTGACGAACTGTTAAACGATCTGGATACGCTGGACCATTGGCCTGATCAGGTCAAAACCATGCAGCGTAACTGGATTGGCCGCTCCGAAGGCGTTGAAATCACTTTCGACGTTGAAAACAGCGCTGAGAAGCTGACCGTTTACACCACGCGCCCGGACACCTTTATGGGTGTGACCTATCTGGCCGTAGCAGCGGGTCATCCAATCGCCCAACAAGCGGCGTTGAACAACCCTGAACTGGCTGAATTCGTCGAAGAGTGCCGTAACACCAAAGTTGCCGAAGCAGAAATGGCAACCATGGAGAAAAAAGGCGTTGCGACTGGCGTTAATGCCATTCATCCACTGACAGGCGAAAGCGTGCCGGTATGGGTCGCAAACTTTGTACTGATGGAATACGGCACCGGCGCAGTGATGGCTGTTCCTGGCCACGACCAGCGCGACTGGGAATTTGCCACCAAATACGGTTTGCAAATCAAACCGGTGATTCTTAATGCCGATGGCAACGAGCCAGACCTGTCTGCATCAGCCATGACCGAAAAAGGCGTGCTGTTTAACTCCGGCGAATTTGACGGTCTGGATTACCAGGCGGGCTTTAACGCTATCGCAGATAAACTCACGGCGAAAGGCGTGGGTGAGCGCAAAGTAAACTACCGTCTGCGCGATTGGGGTGTTTCCCGTCAGCGTTACTGGGGCGCACCAATTCCAATGGTGACGCTGGAAGACGGCACTGTTATGCCTACACCTGAAGACCAACTCCCGGTTATTCTGCCGGAAGATGTGGTCATGGACGGCATTACCAGCCCAATCAAAGCCGATCCTGAGTGGGCTAAAACCACCGTTGATGGCAAACCTGCGCTGCGTGAAACTGACACCTTTGACACCTTCATGGAATCTTCCTGGTACTACGCGCGCTACACCTGCCCGCAGTACGATAAAGGCATGCTCGATTCCAAAGCAGCGAACTACTGGCTGCCGGTTGATATCTACATTGGTGGTATTGAACACGCCATCATGCACCTGCTCTACTTCCGCTTCTTCCACAAACTGATGCGCGATGCGGGTATGGTGACTTCCAACGAGCCAGCCAAACAACTGCTGTGTCAGGGTATGGTTCTGGCTGACGCCTTCTACTACACCGGCGTTAACGGTGAGCGTAACTGGGTTTCCCCGGTTGATGCGATTGTAGAGCGTGATGAGAAAGGCCGTATTATCAAAGCCTCTGACGCACAGGGCCACGAACTGGTCTATGCTGGCATGAGCAAAATGTCGAAGTCGAAAAACAACGGCATCGACCCACAAGTGATGGTTGAACGCTACGGCGCGGACACCGTTCGCTTGTTTATGATGTTTGCTTCCCCTGCGGATATGACGCTGGAATGGCAGGAATCAGGTGTTGAAGGGGCGAACCGCTTCCTGAAACGCGTCTGGAGACTGGCATACGAGCACACCAGCCGTGGTGCTGCACCGGCTCTGGATATCGCCGCACTGAGCGAAGATCAAAAAGCATTACGCCGTGATGTTCACAAAACTATCGCAAAAGTAACCGATGATATTGGTCGTCGTCAGACCTTTAACACCGCTATCGCTGCCATCATGGAATTGATGAACAAACTGGCAAAAGCACCGCAGGAAGCTGAGCAAGACCGCGCGCTGCTGAACGAAGCACTGCTGGCAGTTGTACGTATGCTTTATCCGTTCACCCCGCACGTTTGCTTCGATATGTGGCAATCTCTGGGCGGTGAAGGCGATATTGACAACGCACCGTGGCCGCAGGCTGATGAAAGCGCAATGGTTGAAGACTCGCTGCTGGTTGTGGTGCAGGTGAACGGTAAAGTTCGCGGTAAAATCACAGTCCCTGCTGATGCCACACAAGAACAAGTGCAGGAACGCGCAGGTCAGGAACATCTGGTTGCGAAATATCTTGAGGGTGTGACCGTACGTAAAGTGATTTACGTACCGGGCAAACTGCTCAATCTGGTTGTGGGCTAA
- the gltK gene encoding glutamate/aspartate ABC transporter permease GltK has translation MYEFDWSSILPAMPYLMQGLIITLKITVTAVIFGIVWGTLLAVMRLSPIKPIAWFASAYVNVFRSIPLVMVLLWFYLVVPGILQKVLGLSPQTDIRLISAMVAFSMFEAAYYSEIIRAGIQSVSRGQSNAALALGMTHWQSMKLIILPQAFRAMVPLLLTQGIVLFQDTSLVYVLSLADFFRTASTIGERDGTQVEMILFAGFVYFIISLSASLLVSYLKKRTV, from the coding sequence ATGTACGAGTTTGACTGGAGTTCCATTCTCCCCGCCATGCCTTACCTGATGCAGGGCTTGATTATCACCCTGAAAATCACCGTAACGGCAGTTATCTTCGGCATCGTGTGGGGAACATTGTTGGCGGTTATGCGCCTGTCGCCAATCAAGCCGATCGCCTGGTTTGCCAGCGCTTACGTCAACGTTTTCCGTTCAATCCCGCTCGTTATGGTGCTGCTGTGGTTCTACCTGGTAGTGCCTGGTATTTTGCAAAAAGTACTCGGCCTTTCGCCGCAAACGGACATTCGCCTGATCTCCGCGATGGTGGCGTTCTCGATGTTTGAAGCAGCCTACTACTCAGAGATTATCCGAGCCGGTATCCAGAGCGTTTCACGCGGGCAATCAAACGCGGCGCTCGCCCTGGGCATGACGCACTGGCAGTCGATGAAATTAATCATTTTGCCACAGGCATTCCGCGCCATGGTTCCCCTGCTGCTCACCCAAGGGATTGTATTGTTCCAGGATACCTCCCTGGTCTATGTACTGAGCCTGGCTGACTTCTTCCGTACCGCATCCACCATTGGTGAACGTGACGGAACCCAGGTTGAGATGATCCTGTTTGCTGGTTTTGTGTACTTCATCATTAGTCTTAGCGCCTCGCTGTTGGTCAGCTACTTGAAGAAAAGGACAGTGTAA
- a CDS encoding amino acid ABC transporter ATP-binding protein: MISLKNVSKWYGHFQVLTDCSTEVKKGEVVVVCGPSGSGKSTLIKTVNGLEPVQKGEIVVNGTQVNDKKTNLAELRSHVGMVFQHFELFPHLSIIENLTLAQVKVLKRNKEESRKKGLKLLERVGLTAHADKFPAQLSGGQQQRVAIARALCMDPVAMLFDEPTSALDPEMINEVLDVMVELAHEGMTMMVVTHEMGFARKVANRVIFMDEGKIVEDSNKEDFFNNPQSERAKDFLAKILH, encoded by the coding sequence ATGATTTCCCTGAAAAATGTTTCTAAATGGTATGGTCACTTTCAGGTGCTAACCGACTGCTCAACCGAAGTGAAAAAAGGCGAAGTGGTGGTGGTTTGTGGGCCATCCGGCTCCGGTAAATCAACGCTGATTAAAACCGTAAATGGTCTTGAGCCGGTGCAAAAAGGCGAAATTGTTGTTAACGGCACGCAGGTGAACGACAAGAAAACCAATCTGGCTGAACTACGTTCGCACGTCGGCATGGTGTTCCAGCATTTTGAACTTTTCCCGCATTTGTCGATTATTGAAAACCTGACGCTTGCTCAAGTGAAAGTCCTGAAACGCAACAAGGAAGAGTCACGTAAAAAAGGGCTTAAATTGCTTGAGCGAGTTGGGTTAACAGCGCATGCGGATAAGTTCCCGGCACAGCTTTCCGGCGGCCAACAGCAACGTGTGGCGATTGCCCGTGCGCTCTGCATGGATCCAGTTGCGATGCTGTTTGACGAACCAACATCAGCACTTGATCCAGAGATGATCAACGAAGTGCTGGACGTTATGGTTGAACTGGCGCATGAAGGGATGACCATGATGGTGGTGACGCATGAAATGGGCTTTGCCCGCAAAGTAGCGAACCGCGTGATCTTTATGGATGAAGGGAAGATTGTCGAAGACTCGAATAAAGAGGATTTCTTCAATAACCCGCAGTCCGAACGCGCGAAAGACTTCCTGGCAAAAATCCTGCATTAA
- a CDS encoding zinc ribbon-containing protein, translated as MNKVAQFYRELVASLTERLRNGERDIDELVASARKRMNETGELTRTEVDEVTRAVRRDLEEFARSYNESQDEFTDSVFMRVIKESIWQELVDITDKTQLEWREVFQDLNHHGVYHSGEVVGLGNLVCENCHFHLAIYTPDALPVCPKCGHNQFSRRPFEP; from the coding sequence ATGAACAAGGTTGCTCAATTTTACCGTGAACTGGTGGCCTCTCTCACCGAGCGGTTACGCAATGGAGAGCGAGATATAGATGAACTGGTCGCCAGTGCGCGCAAACGCATGAACGAAACCGGGGAACTTACTCGTACCGAAGTTGACGAAGTGACGCGTGCAGTCCGTCGAGATTTGGAAGAGTTTGCACGCAGTTACAACGAAAGCCAGGATGAATTTACCGACAGCGTTTTCATGCGCGTCATTAAAGAGAGTATCTGGCAAGAACTGGTGGATATCACCGATAAAACTCAGCTTGAATGGCGGGAAGTTTTTCAGGATCTCAACCACCACGGTGTTTATCACAGCGGTGAAGTGGTGGGGCTTGGGAATTTGGTTTGTGAGAACTGTCATTTCCACCTGGCGATTTACACCCCGGATGCGCTGCCCGTTTGTCCTAAGTGTGGGCATAACCAATTCAGCCGTCGGCCATTTGAGCCTTAA